The region GGGCGTCCGGTCGAGCGCCACCGCCGGACGATCGCACTGTGTCGCTGCGGGCTGTCGTCGATCAAGCCGTTCTGCGACGGTGCGCACAAGACATCCGGTTTCC is a window of Microbacterium esteraromaticum DNA encoding:
- a CDS encoding CDGSH iron-sulfur domain-containing protein, whose product is MTTTSETPTITACTDGPLLVRGDVELQTSAGRPVERHRRTIALCRCGLSSIKPFCDGAHKTSGFRTDD